The following are encoded in a window of Prevotella melaninogenica genomic DNA:
- a CDS encoding response regulator transcription factor, with the protein MEHPVNMNMGRPKIAIVDANTLVVLGLKQLLQNVMPIMTVDSFSSFQEFEKAQPNSYYHYFVSQVIVLENRQFFSQCIHKTIVLTITKDPNAQLSGFHSFCINVPEDELVKAILKIAQYGHSGGKNLPQLPQVLKNKILSNREIEVLSLIVQGLINKEIAEKLNISLTTVITHRKNIMDKLGMKSVSALTIYAVMNGYIDINKI; encoded by the coding sequence ATGGAGCATCCAGTTAATATGAATATGGGACGTCCCAAGATTGCTATCGTTGATGCTAACACGCTTGTTGTGTTAGGATTGAAACAGCTACTGCAGAATGTTATGCCTATCATGACTGTTGATTCTTTTTCAAGCTTCCAAGAGTTTGAAAAGGCACAGCCAAATTCGTATTATCATTATTTTGTGTCACAAGTAATTGTCTTAGAAAATAGACAATTCTTCTCTCAATGTATCCACAAGACCATTGTTCTGACTATTACAAAGGACCCAAATGCACAACTTTCTGGTTTCCATAGTTTTTGTATTAATGTTCCTGAGGATGAGCTTGTTAAAGCTATTCTAAAGATAGCGCAGTATGGTCACTCAGGTGGTAAGAACTTACCGCAACTCCCTCAAGTATTAAAGAATAAGATTTTAAGCAATCGTGAGATAGAGGTTTTGTCTTTGATAGTTCAAGGATTGATTAATAAAGAGATTGCTGAGAAGTTGAATATCAGTCTTACAACCGTTATTACTCACCGCAAGAATATTATGGATAAGCTTGGAATGAAGAGTGTTTCAGCCTTGACCATCTATGCGGTGATGAATGGTTATATAGATATCAATAAGATTTAA
- a CDS encoding LuxR C-terminal-related transcriptional regulator: MKNQKMYEPDDKMIYLIRDNYDLLQSLGSFGISLGFGDKTVREVCDDQNVDTYTFLAVVNFSINGYKGFDDVDRLSIPTLMQYLRASHTYYLEYKLPFIRKELCASLDETDNLARLILRLYDEYAHSIHNHMQYEEKNVFPYVDSLLKGEANDKYDVETYSKHHSQTDVKLRELKSIIIKYLPSDAHHNNRLTATLYDIYNCEAWLEQHALVEEEIFIPVIRRLEQKSKQNDVSVKISNMITQNPVSNEVLSDREKDVIVAVAQGMTNKEIADHLCISTNTVITHRRNIARKLQIHSPAGLTIYAIVNNLVDISSVKL; this comes from the coding sequence ATGAAGAATCAGAAAATGTACGAGCCCGATGATAAGATGATTTATCTTATCAGAGATAATTATGACCTGTTACAGAGCTTAGGGAGCTTTGGTATCAGCTTGGGCTTTGGCGATAAGACCGTGAGAGAAGTGTGTGATGATCAGAATGTAGACACTTACACATTCTTGGCTGTAGTCAATTTTTCGATAAATGGATACAAGGGATTTGATGATGTAGACAGATTGTCTATTCCAACTCTTATGCAATACCTTAGAGCAAGCCATACTTACTATCTTGAATATAAGTTACCTTTCATACGCAAAGAGTTGTGTGCTTCTTTGGATGAAACGGATAATCTTGCCCGTCTTATTCTCCGCCTCTATGATGAGTATGCTCATTCTATCCATAATCACATGCAATATGAGGAGAAGAATGTCTTTCCATATGTTGATAGCCTGCTGAAGGGTGAGGCGAATGATAAGTATGATGTAGAGACTTATTCGAAGCATCATAGCCAAACAGACGTGAAGTTGCGTGAATTGAAGAGTATTATCATCAAGTATCTGCCTTCCGACGCGCATCATAACAACCGTCTTACTGCTACATTATATGATATATATAATTGCGAAGCGTGGCTTGAACAGCATGCTTTGGTAGAAGAAGAAATCTTTATTCCAGTAATCAGACGCTTAGAACAAAAGAGTAAGCAAAATGATGTAAGTGTAAAGATTTCGAACATGATTACGCAGAATCCTGTGTCAAATGAGGTTCTTAGTGATCGCGAAAAGGATGTAATTGTGGCAGTTGCACAAGGAATGACAAACAAGGAAATAGCTGACCATTTGTGTATTTCAACTAACACGGTGATTACGCATCGTCGTAATATTGCTCGTAAGTTGCAAATACATTCACCAGCAGGATTGACAATCTATGCGATTGTTAATAATCTTGTGGATATCAGTAGCGTGAAACTTTAA
- a CDS encoding replication initiation protein, translated as MTTDKTAIRKVTRKRGAKAQKAPLKSRTISNDLIPIEEETWLLQPIAVTMMRHDYSLIQVRILVSIVESLQSILHGILNNKRGFQLDLFHTDELDEDGRMPIKLPFKELGVDPNHYPQLRNSLKMLASIPVEIPYKTAEGRKYTKATNLCDVYIPEDRSYNKYAILKLDHSVAERLVSLDFGYHRLGKQIVFACKNRYTQRIYMFIESWVDKGRTVIKTLEFRKMLRLENNYKKFSDFCRRVLDPAMQELKELAEKGFCDCHFEYEKKYDHGQRGGEPDELIFIIHRTKDKMNLQLQEMTQNQRRQFQQYLVQYFDFTPVNAQAMADRITAETYQEAVQKLMSLRDRFAKTFVKDKAAYTFKSLDEMLKSKEVPNTIVEEVE; from the coding sequence ATGACAACAGATAAAACAGCCATTAGAAAGGTTACTCGTAAACGTGGAGCAAAAGCACAGAAAGCACCGTTGAAAAGTCGTACTATCTCGAATGACCTTATCCCTATTGAAGAAGAAACATGGCTTCTTCAGCCTATTGCCGTGACGATGATGCGTCATGACTATTCACTCATTCAAGTGAGGATTCTGGTGTCTATTGTTGAGAGTCTGCAATCAATCTTACATGGTATTTTAAATAACAAACGAGGATTTCAGCTCGACTTATTCCACACTGATGAGTTGGATGAGGACGGACGTATGCCTATAAAACTGCCATTCAAGGAATTAGGTGTCGACCCAAATCACTATCCTCAGTTGAGAAATTCACTGAAGATGCTTGCTTCTATTCCTGTAGAAATACCTTATAAGACAGCTGAAGGAAGAAAGTACACCAAGGCAACCAACCTTTGTGACGTATATATTCCAGAGGATCGTTCTTATAACAAATATGCTATTCTGAAGCTTGATCATAGTGTTGCAGAGCGTCTTGTATCGTTAGACTTTGGTTATCACCGCTTAGGCAAACAGATTGTCTTTGCATGTAAAAACCGCTACACCCAGCGTATCTATATGTTTATAGAGTCATGGGTGGACAAAGGTCGTACTGTCATTAAGACTTTGGAGTTCCGTAAGATGCTTCGTTTGGAGAACAACTATAAGAAGTTCTCAGACTTCTGTCGTCGTGTTCTTGACCCTGCCATGCAGGAATTAAAGGAGCTTGCAGAGAAAGGTTTCTGCGATTGTCACTTTGAGTATGAGAAGAAGTATGACCATGGTCAGCGTGGTGGTGAGCCAGATGAGCTTATCTTCATCATACACCGCACTAAGGATAAGATGAATCTACAATTGCAGGAAATGACACAGAACCAGCGTCGACAGTTCCAGCAATACCTTGTACAATACTTCGATTTCACACCAGTAAATGCGCAAGCAATGGCTGATCGTATCACAGCCGAAACCTATCAGGAGGCTGTACAGAAGCTTATGAGCCTACGCGATCGTTTTGCAAAGACATTCGTTAAGGACAAAGCTGCCTATACTTTCAAGAGTCTTGATGAAATGTTGAAGTCGAAGGAAGTTCCCAACACCATAGTAGAGGAAGTGGAATAA
- a CDS encoding 5-formyltetrahydrofolate cyclo-ligase, with translation MIHLDKKSLRKEVRARKKQFSTEELIKESCPLIQRVLNHPRLQSAKTVLLYNSLPDEVYTHDLIKQLHNEGRTILLPVVISDTEMELRLYRNPNSFETSSYGILEPIGEAFTDFSSIEFALIPGMAFDKERNRLGRGKGYYDRFLPLLTNAYKVGICFPFQFLPNIPTEETDIKVDECIY, from the coding sequence ATGATACATCTTGATAAAAAGTCCTTACGGAAAGAAGTGAGGGCACGTAAGAAGCAGTTTTCTACAGAAGAATTGATAAAGGAGTCATGTCCACTTATCCAGCGAGTACTCAATCACCCACGTCTTCAAAGTGCTAAGACAGTTCTTCTGTATAATTCGCTGCCTGATGAGGTATATACACATGACCTCATCAAGCAACTTCATAATGAAGGAAGGACTATTCTTCTTCCTGTTGTCATCAGTGATACCGAAATGGAACTTCGACTCTATCGTAATCCAAATTCCTTTGAAACGAGTAGTTATGGAATACTTGAGCCTATAGGTGAAGCTTTTACGGATTTCTCTTCTATAGAATTTGCGCTCATTCCAGGTATGGCTTTTGATAAGGAACGGAATCGTCTTGGACGTGGAAAAGGTTATTATGATCGTTTTCTTCCTTTGCTCACAAATGCATATAAGGTTGGTATCTGTTTTCCTTTTCAGTTCCTTCCAAACATACCAACTGAAGAGACAGATATAAAGGTAGATGAATGTATCTACTAA
- a CDS encoding S41 family peptidase, translating into MNQSKNNHFMPLLMALCVVVGILIGTFYANHFSGNRLNIINSGSSRLSNLLHIIDDQYVDSVNIDELVDKAIPEILSELDPHSVYISAKDVQLATDDLKGSFSGVGIEFTIRQDTLRIQNVIKDGPADKAGLLAGDKVVSINGKSFVGKDVTNEEAMHRLKGPKDSKVKIGVKRYGEKGVKMFTVTRGDIAVKSVSAAYMLNDTTGYIRIKSFGERTYAEMLAALQTLNIRGADHLVIDLRDNGGGILESAVQMANEFLPKNRLIVYTQGRKSPRVNYRSDGKGSYQHIPMVVLINEGSASAAEIFAGAMQDNDRATIVGRRSFGKGLVQQQIQFNDGSLIRLTIARYYTPSGRCIQKPFKPGDNADYENDILTRYQHGEFFSQDSIKHEGPAYHTVNGRTVYGGGGITPDIFVPEDTSKVTSYYKEAVMSGLILQYAFNYTDSNRKKLSSFGEMKPLANYLEHQNLVGDFVNFAEKNGLRRRNLMIMRSHSLLQDYLNSRIIYNILDEQAWIEYVNRDDATVKEAIRVFHMPSLLLLKPKQKALKHSDSLRKIIPLRR; encoded by the coding sequence ATGAATCAGAGTAAAAACAATCATTTCATGCCGTTACTGATGGCACTATGTGTTGTCGTCGGTATTCTTATTGGTACTTTCTATGCCAATCATTTCTCAGGTAATCGTCTAAATATCATTAATAGTGGTAGTAGTCGACTTAGTAATCTGTTGCATATCATCGATGATCAGTATGTTGATTCTGTTAATATCGATGAACTTGTTGATAAGGCTATTCCCGAGATTCTGTCAGAGCTTGACCCACATTCTGTCTATATCAGTGCAAAGGATGTGCAGTTGGCTACGGATGACTTGAAGGGCTCTTTCTCAGGTGTTGGAATTGAATTTACTATTCGTCAAGATACATTGCGTATACAGAATGTTATCAAGGATGGACCCGCAGATAAGGCTGGTTTGTTAGCAGGTGACAAGGTTGTTAGTATCAATGGTAAATCGTTTGTTGGTAAAGACGTTACAAATGAGGAAGCTATGCACCGCCTTAAGGGTCCAAAGGATTCGAAGGTAAAGATTGGTGTTAAGCGATATGGTGAAAAGGGAGTAAAGATGTTCACAGTAACACGTGGTGACATTGCTGTGAAGAGTGTCTCTGCTGCATATATGCTTAATGATACAACAGGCTATATTCGTATTAAGAGTTTTGGCGAAAGAACCTATGCAGAGATGTTAGCAGCTTTGCAAACTCTCAATATTCGGGGTGCAGATCACTTGGTTATTGATCTTCGTGATAATGGAGGTGGTATCTTAGAGTCTGCTGTACAGATGGCTAATGAGTTCCTTCCAAAGAATCGTCTGATTGTTTATACACAAGGTAGAAAGAGTCCACGTGTTAATTATCGTAGTGATGGTAAGGGAAGTTATCAGCATATTCCTATGGTTGTACTTATCAATGAAGGTTCAGCTTCTGCTGCAGAGATCTTCGCTGGTGCTATGCAAGATAACGATCGTGCCACGATTGTTGGTCGTCGTTCCTTTGGTAAGGGATTGGTACAGCAGCAAATTCAGTTTAATGATGGTAGTTTGATTCGATTGACAATAGCACGTTATTATACTCCTTCAGGACGTTGTATTCAAAAGCCATTCAAGCCTGGTGATAATGCTGACTATGAGAATGATATTCTCACACGTTATCAGCATGGTGAGTTCTTCTCTCAGGATAGCATCAAACATGAGGGACCAGCTTATCATACAGTAAACGGACGTACTGTATATGGTGGCGGTGGTATTACGCCAGACATCTTTGTACCAGAGGATACATCAAAGGTAACTTCTTATTATAAGGAAGCTGTGATGAGTGGACTTATCCTTCAGTATGCTTTCAATTATACTGATAGCAACAGAAAAAAACTCAGTAGTTTTGGGGAAATGAAACCTTTGGCAAACTACTTGGAACATCAGAATCTTGTAGGTGACTTCGTTAACTTTGCAGAAAAGAATGGATTGCGCAGACGTAATTTGATGATTATGCGTTCACACTCACTTCTGCAGGATTATCTTAACAGCCGTATCATTTATAATATACTTGATGAGCAGGCTTGGATAGAGTATGTAAACCGTGACGATGCAACTGTAAAAGAGGCTATCAGAGTGTTCCATATGCCTTCTCTACTTTTGCTTAAACCAAAGCAGAAGGCTCTGAAGCATTCTGATTCTCTACGTAAAATAATCCCTCTACGGCGATGA
- a CDS encoding dCMP deaminase family protein: MNNEHISEHSSTSSSVERRGKAAVDYRYLRMARIWAENSYCKRRQVGALVVKDKMIISDGYNGTPSGFENICEDESGVTKPYVLHAEANAITKLARSGNNSEGSTLYVTASPCIECAKLIIQAGIRRVVYAEKYRLTDGIDLLTRAGVEVEYKSLEDGSSPSSASL, translated from the coding sequence ATGAATAACGAACATATATCAGAACACTCATCAACATCTTCTTCTGTAGAGAGAAGAGGTAAGGCTGCTGTTGACTATCGCTACCTTCGTATGGCACGTATTTGGGCTGAGAACTCTTATTGTAAACGACGTCAGGTAGGTGCCTTGGTTGTGAAGGATAAGATGATTATTAGCGATGGCTATAACGGTACACCGAGTGGTTTTGAAAATATATGTGAGGATGAATCTGGCGTAACAAAGCCATACGTCCTCCACGCTGAAGCCAATGCTATCACGAAACTCGCTCGAAGCGGTAACAATAGTGAAGGTTCAACGCTTTACGTAACAGCTTCTCCTTGTATTGAATGTGCAAAGCTCATTATTCAGGCAGGTATTCGACGAGTTGTTTATGCAGAGAAGTATCGTCTTACAGATGGTATAGACCTACTGACAAGAGCTGGAGTTGAAGTAGAGTATAAAAGTCTTGAGGATGGCAGTAGTCCTTCTTCAGCGTCTTTATAA
- a CDS encoding M3 family metallopeptidase yields the protein MIDNITEEKERINPFFLPYDTPHYTVPFNRITLADYEEAMMEGIRREDEQIEKIINNPDEPTFENTIIPEDEVKGRKHYYDLLSRVESVFFNMLSAETNDEMDALAQKMSPILTKHGNDVSLNPKIFERVKYVYEHHGELTPEENCLLEKSYEGFVRSGALLDEAGKDRLRKLTEEASMLSLQFSQNVLKENKAYTLHITDEQQLDGLPNTAREAAHEAAKEHGLDGWVFTLDAPSYGPFMMYSTQRELRKDLYMARNTLCIKDNDTNNLELCKRLINLRREMAQLLGYDTFADYVMKHRMATKVENVYKLLNDLIEAYKPKAIEEREEVEALAKEEKGAAFKMEPWDLAYYSQLLKKKKYDLDPEMLRPYLELGNVIKGVFGLATRLYGITFKENKDIPVYHPDVKPYEVYDKDGSYLAVLYVDFHPRKGKRDGAWMTEFQGQWIERDGTNVRPHASLVMNFSKPTEDKPALLRLGEVETFLHEFGHSLHGIFANTRFESLSGTNVWWDFVELPSQFMENFAVEKEFLRTFAFHYQTGEPMPDKLIEKVIASRNYGAATACLRQVSFGLLDMAYYTQKEEFTEDIISFEKKAWAPAIIDEQRMDTCMTVQFSHIMAGGYAAGYYSYKWAEVLDADAFSVFKKEGIFNQATAQRFRDNILSRGGTEHPMTLYKRFRGQEPTIDALKARDGLTKGQ from the coding sequence ATGATAGATAATATAACAGAGGAGAAAGAGCGTATAAATCCTTTCTTCCTACCTTATGATACACCGCATTATACGGTACCTTTCAACCGTATTACTCTTGCTGATTATGAAGAGGCAATGATGGAAGGTATTCGCCGTGAGGACGAGCAGATTGAGAAGATTATTAATAACCCCGATGAACCAACCTTTGAGAATACGATTATACCAGAGGATGAGGTTAAAGGACGTAAGCATTACTATGATCTTCTGAGTCGTGTGGAGAGTGTATTCTTTAATATGCTCAGTGCTGAAACAAATGATGAAATGGACGCTTTGGCACAGAAGATGAGTCCTATTCTCACTAAGCATGGTAATGATGTTAGTTTAAATCCTAAGATTTTCGAACGTGTCAAGTATGTCTATGAACATCATGGGGAGTTGACACCAGAGGAAAACTGTCTGTTGGAGAAAAGTTATGAAGGTTTCGTGCGTAGTGGTGCCTTATTGGATGAAGCTGGAAAGGACCGTTTGCGCAAGCTTACTGAGGAAGCCTCTATGCTATCACTGCAGTTCTCACAGAATGTTTTGAAGGAGAATAAAGCATATACTCTGCACATTACTGATGAACAACAGCTTGATGGACTTCCTAATACAGCACGTGAAGCGGCACATGAAGCTGCAAAAGAGCATGGATTAGATGGCTGGGTATTTACCTTGGATGCTCCAAGTTATGGTCCTTTTATGATGTATAGTACTCAGCGTGAACTGCGTAAAGACCTCTATATGGCTCGCAACACGCTCTGTATAAAAGACAACGACACAAACAACCTTGAACTTTGTAAGCGTCTGATAAATCTTCGTAGAGAGATGGCTCAACTTCTTGGTTATGATACCTTTGCTGACTATGTGATGAAACATCGCATGGCTACGAAGGTTGAGAATGTGTATAAACTTCTTAATGACCTTATTGAGGCTTATAAACCAAAGGCTATTGAGGAGCGTGAGGAAGTAGAAGCTTTAGCTAAGGAAGAAAAGGGCGCAGCCTTTAAGATGGAGCCTTGGGACTTAGCTTATTATAGTCAGTTACTGAAGAAGAAGAAATACGACCTTGATCCCGAGATGCTTCGCCCTTACTTGGAGTTAGGCAATGTAATCAAGGGAGTCTTTGGCTTGGCTACACGTCTTTATGGTATTACCTTCAAAGAGAATAAGGATATACCTGTTTATCATCCAGATGTAAAACCTTATGAGGTTTACGACAAGGACGGTAGTTATTTGGCTGTACTCTATGTTGACTTCCACCCACGTAAAGGAAAGCGTGATGGAGCATGGATGACAGAGTTCCAAGGTCAGTGGATTGAGCGTGATGGTACAAATGTACGCCCACATGCCTCTCTTGTTATGAACTTCTCTAAGCCTACAGAGGATAAGCCTGCATTGTTAAGATTAGGTGAGGTTGAGACCTTCTTGCATGAGTTTGGTCATTCGCTTCACGGTATATTTGCTAACACGCGTTTCGAGAGTCTATCAGGAACCAATGTTTGGTGGGACTTTGTAGAACTTCCTTCTCAGTTTATGGAGAACTTTGCTGTAGAAAAAGAATTCCTCCGTACCTTTGCTTTCCATTATCAGACAGGTGAACCAATGCCTGATAAGTTGATAGAAAAGGTAATAGCCAGCCGTAATTATGGAGCTGCGACAGCATGTTTGAGACAGGTAAGTTTCGGACTCTTAGATATGGCTTATTACACTCAGAAAGAAGAGTTCACTGAGGATATCATTTCCTTTGAAAAGAAAGCATGGGCACCAGCAATTATCGATGAGCAGCGTATGGATACATGTATGACAGTACAGTTTTCTCATATTATGGCAGGAGGTTATGCTGCTGGCTATTACAGCTATAAGTGGGCTGAGGTCCTTGATGCTGATGCTTTCAGTGTATTTAAGAAAGAAGGAATTTTTAATCAAGCTACTGCACAGCGTTTCCGAGATAATATTCTCTCACGTGGTGGTACAGAACATCCTATGACTCTCTACAAACGTTTCCGTGGACAAGAGCCAACTATTGATGCGTTGAAAGCGAGAGATGGACTTACGAAAGGGCAGTAA
- a CDS encoding HU family DNA-binding protein, with product MKIKLQKKKNPQKRTEEKYYANPVNLGKKTLRDVARDIAGRSSLTRGDIENVLANFMDCLPHYLRDGFSVQLGEFGTMRLTLSSEGAATEKAFKTETIKPRVVFTPGRELKSELSVNSYESVRKTEEAGKDKKKKKKEENGPVPDTV from the coding sequence ATGAAGATTAAACTCCAAAAGAAAAAGAATCCGCAGAAGCGGACAGAAGAAAAGTACTATGCTAATCCTGTAAATCTTGGGAAGAAAACCTTGCGGGATGTTGCGCGCGACATTGCGGGGCGTTCTTCGCTCACACGTGGTGATATAGAGAACGTACTGGCAAACTTCATGGACTGTCTGCCTCATTATCTTCGTGACGGCTTTAGCGTGCAGTTAGGAGAGTTTGGCACGATGCGCTTGACACTTTCAAGCGAGGGAGCTGCAACGGAAAAGGCCTTTAAGACCGAGACGATTAAGCCGCGCGTGGTCTTTACGCCTGGAAGAGAATTGAAGAGTGAACTGTCTGTAAACTCTTACGAATCGGTGAGAAAGACAGAAGAGGCAGGGAAAGACAAGAAGAAAAAGAAAAAAGAAGAAAATGGACCAGTACCAGACACCGTCTAA
- a CDS encoding Crp/Fnr family transcriptional regulator — protein sequence MLQLYDKLLELPLFIGISTDELSDIVGQTKFGFHKLIADKPLVSMDDKCTQLFFLMNGTLRVISHADNHRYRIEEELSAPAVIQPEHFFGLMQRYTKDFIAQTDCSLLSLDKSEVLRLLDNYLIFRLNLLNSISMQAQRMSHIPWRQQPSDIRQQFVNFLRLRCLTQAGRKVLRITMEDLAQELHQSRLNVSRMLNTLQSEGLLTMSRGIITVAQLEDLRG from the coding sequence ATGCTCCAACTCTACGATAAACTTCTCGAACTGCCACTTTTCATCGGTATTAGTACGGATGAATTGTCAGATATCGTAGGGCAAACAAAGTTTGGCTTTCATAAACTTATTGCAGACAAACCGCTTGTAAGCATGGATGATAAATGTACACAGCTATTCTTTCTAATGAATGGTACACTTCGTGTGATAAGTCATGCTGACAACCATCGTTATCGTATAGAGGAAGAATTGTCGGCACCAGCAGTTATTCAGCCCGAACACTTCTTCGGACTTATGCAACGCTATACAAAGGATTTTATAGCGCAGACAGATTGTAGCCTGCTTTCGTTGGATAAGTCTGAGGTGTTACGTCTACTTGATAATTATCTTATTTTCCGCCTTAATCTTCTCAATAGTATTTCTATGCAAGCACAGCGAATGAGTCATATCCCATGGAGGCAACAGCCCAGTGACATTCGCCAGCAGTTTGTTAATTTTTTACGTCTTCGCTGTCTTACACAAGCAGGTCGTAAAGTGTTAAGGATAACGATGGAAGACCTTGCGCAAGAGTTACATCAAAGTCGTCTAAATGTCTCTCGTATGCTCAACACCTTGCAAAGTGAGGGGTTATTGACTATGAGTAGAGGAATTATTACTGTCGCACAGTTGGAAGATTTAAGAGGATAA
- a CDS encoding FAD:protein FMN transferase, producing the protein MNKKKLYWQIPFLLVLIIGSIAIVRCQRSMPYQHNKGFIFGTVYNITYQSNEDLQPQIEAELKKVNQTFSTFEANSLISQINQNKPVKVNEMFREVFTLAESISKETDGAFDITVAPMVNMWGFGFKTGQHPSKQAIDSLHQVVGYHKVKLVGNTIQKTDKRVMLDCSAIAKGYGSDIVARFLLRNGIKNFMVEIGGEIVTMGNSEQRLPWKIGVTKPTDDSVKVNQEIQTVLNVTDKAMATSGNYRNFYYKGGKKYAHTIDPKTGYPVQHSLLSATVLAKNCATADAYATSFMVMGIEKARKLLERHPELMAYFIYSDAKGNLQVWYSPSMKGKIVK; encoded by the coding sequence ATGAATAAGAAAAAACTATATTGGCAAATTCCTTTTCTTCTTGTGTTGATAATCGGTTCCATAGCTATTGTTCGTTGTCAGCGTTCAATGCCATATCAGCATAACAAGGGATTTATCTTTGGTACAGTTTATAATATTACCTATCAAAGCAATGAAGATCTTCAGCCGCAGATAGAAGCAGAATTAAAGAAGGTAAATCAGACCTTCTCTACTTTTGAAGCTAATTCGTTGATTTCACAGATTAATCAAAACAAACCTGTGAAGGTGAATGAGATGTTTCGTGAGGTGTTTACACTCGCTGAGTCTATTTCTAAAGAAACTGATGGCGCTTTTGATATCACAGTTGCTCCAATGGTAAATATGTGGGGCTTTGGTTTTAAGACTGGTCAGCATCCTTCTAAGCAGGCTATAGATAGCTTGCATCAGGTTGTAGGATATCATAAGGTGAAGCTTGTTGGTAACACAATTCAGAAGACAGATAAGCGTGTTATGCTTGATTGTTCTGCAATCGCTAAGGGCTATGGCTCTGATATTGTTGCTCGTTTCTTACTTCGTAATGGTATTAAAAACTTTATGGTGGAGATTGGTGGTGAGATTGTTACGATGGGTAATAGTGAACAGCGTCTGCCTTGGAAGATTGGTGTTACAAAGCCAACAGATGATAGCGTGAAGGTTAATCAAGAGATACAGACGGTATTGAATGTTACGGATAAGGCTATGGCAACGAGTGGTAACTACCGTAATTTCTATTATAAAGGTGGAAAGAAATATGCTCATACCATTGATCCAAAGACTGGATATCCTGTACAGCATTCACTTCTTTCTGCAACTGTCTTAGCTAAAAACTGTGCTACAGCTGATGCTTATGCTACTTCGTTTATGGTGATGGGTATCGAGAAAGCACGTAAATTACTCGAACGTCATCCAGAGTTGATGGCTTACTTCATCTATTCTGATGCGAAAGGTAATTTGCAAGTATGGTATAGCCCTTCAATGAAAGGAAAAATTGTTAAATAA
- a CDS encoding DUF6048 family protein, translated as MMVRKNIYLSLLLILNVLFLLCSATANAQRRPSLPKVKEDSIPFFRGAAVGVDLVGPAMRWLASYGQYEALLRVNLKDRYFPVVEVGVGQADKTDETTGTNFKTSAPYGRVGCDFNMLKNKHDDYRFMVGGRVGYTSFKYDVLSPGLADPIWGTQSSYGALGNKGSQLWAELVGSVDAKILGPIRMGWSVRYKLRVAHKMGEIGEAWYVPGYGRGGSSQLGATFNVLFEL; from the coding sequence ATGATGGTACGAAAGAACATATACTTATCACTTTTACTAATCCTTAATGTATTATTTCTGTTGTGCTCAGCTACAGCTAATGCGCAACGTCGACCATCTTTGCCAAAGGTAAAGGAGGATAGTATTCCTTTCTTTAGGGGAGCAGCAGTGGGTGTAGATCTCGTTGGACCTGCTATGCGTTGGCTTGCATCATATGGTCAGTATGAAGCTTTGCTACGTGTAAATCTCAAGGATAGATATTTCCCTGTAGTTGAAGTAGGTGTAGGACAAGCTGATAAGACCGATGAAACAACAGGAACGAACTTTAAGACGAGTGCACCTTATGGACGAGTGGGTTGCGACTTTAATATGCTTAAGAATAAGCATGACGATTATCGCTTCATGGTGGGTGGTAGAGTAGGCTACACTTCGTTTAAGTATGATGTTCTTAGTCCAGGACTTGCTGACCCTATTTGGGGAACACAATCCTCTTATGGTGCTCTTGGCAATAAGGGAAGTCAACTTTGGGCAGAACTCGTTGGTAGTGTTGATGCAAAGATTTTAGGCCCTATTCGTATGGGTTGGAGTGTTCGTTATAAACTCCGTGTAGCTCATAAGATGGGAGAAATAGGTGAAGCTTGGTATGTTCCTGGTTATGGTCGTGGTGGGTCATCACAGCTTGGTGCTACCTTTAATGTACTTTTTGAACTATAA